TGAGATCGGCGGAACCGCTGAGCAGGACCTCGCGGACTACGTGATCGAAACAGGATTTGACAAACCCGTACTTTCCTTTATTGCTGGTCAGACCGCACCTCCGGGCAAACGTCTGGGCCACGCAGGTGCTATCCTTCAGGAAGGAACCGGGGTTCAGGGCAAGCTGGAAAAAATGCGCGCAGCAGGATTCACAGTCTGCCCCAGCCTTGAATCGATCCCGCAGCTGACAGCAGACGCACTTGGAATCAAGTTAAGTGAATAGAAACGTATGCTTCTTCAATAGTAATAAAGCCTGGGGCGGCGGGGAAAAGTGGAACCACCACTTTTCCCTGCTCCTCCGGGATCAGGGTTACAACGTTTTCGTGGTAACCAACCATAAATCCGAACTGAAAGACCGCTTAGAAAACGAACCGGGCATAACCTTGCACAGCGAGCCCATCGGCAATCTTTCCTTCCTCAATCCCATTTTAATGGGCCGCTTGAAATCATTTTTTAAAACCAACAACATCCAGACTTTGATCACCGCCCTGCCCTCAGACCTGAAGAGCGGTGGCATCGCAGCCAAACGTGCCGAGGTTAACCGTGTAATCTACCGGAGAGGAATCGCCGTTCCGGTAAAGAATTCCCTGCTCAACCGCTACATTTTCAAGAATGTTGTTGACCGCTTAATCGTCAATTCCCTTGAGACAAAGCGTACTGTTCTAGCCAACAATGCCGACCTGATCGATGAGAGCAAAATCCGCCAGATATACAACGGCTTCGATGTTGCCGAGTTCGATAAACAGGATTTCAGCCCGCTCTACACACCCAAAAAAGATGAAGTAGTCATCGGAAACGCAGCCCGCTTAACCGCTCAAAAGGGTCAAAAACATCTCATCAAGACCGCAAAACTGCTCAAAGAAAAGGGCCTAAATTTCAAAATACTCATCGCCGGAAAAGGCGAAATGGAACAGGAATTAAAAGACTACGCCGCA
This Desulfovibrio sp. JC010 DNA region includes the following protein-coding sequences:
- a CDS encoding glycosyltransferase family 4 protein — translated: MNRNVCFFNSNKAWGGGEKWNHHFSLLLRDQGYNVFVVTNHKSELKDRLENEPGITLHSEPIGNLSFLNPILMGRLKSFFKTNNIQTLITALPSDLKSGGIAAKRAEVNRVIYRRGIAVPVKNSLLNRYIFKNVVDRLIVNSLETKRTVLANNADLIDESKIRQIYNGFDVAEFDKQDFSPLYTPKKDEVVIGNAARLTAQKGQKHLIKTAKLLKEKGLNFKILIAGKGEMEQELKDYAAKLDVNNHVSFLGFIENMKSFHASQDIFCLPSLWEGFGYALVEAMTLEKPVVGFDISSNPEVVADGETGILVPVEDTEKLAAALEKLILDVKLRKKMGAAGRQRVLENFNTPLVLQKLIEVIEE